In a genomic window of Mucilaginibacter sp. KACC 22063:
- a CDS encoding methionine aminotransferase, translated as MIPIVSKLPQTPTTIFSVMSALAAETGAINLSQGFPDYDAPIELIDLVNNAMRQGHNQYAPMPGLINLREQVSQKTEKLYGANYDPATEITVTAGGTQAIFTAITAMIHQNDEVIIFEPAYDCYAPVIKVMGGVVKSMELTPPDYRIQWDMVRKLVSSKTRLIILNSPHNPTATTLQQEDIDELISIVKNRDILILSDEVYEHLVFDGKAHLSMSRYPELRERSFIVASFGKLFHTTGWKLGYCLAPAYLMAEFRKVHQFNVFSVNTPMQYAAAEYLKNEEHYLSLAGFFQEKRDHFRKGLEATKFELLPCSGSYFQSVSFKGITNEKDSEFAIRLTKEFGVASIPVSAFYSRATDHQVLRFCFAKRQETLDNAVDRLLKL; from the coding sequence ATGATACCTATTGTTTCTAAACTTCCCCAAACACCCACTACTATATTTTCTGTGATGTCGGCGTTGGCCGCCGAAACCGGTGCTATAAACCTTTCACAAGGGTTTCCAGACTATGACGCGCCAATTGAACTAATAGACCTGGTGAACAATGCTATGCGTCAGGGCCATAATCAGTATGCACCTATGCCCGGTTTAATTAACCTGCGCGAACAGGTCAGTCAGAAAACTGAGAAACTGTATGGCGCTAATTACGATCCGGCTACAGAAATAACCGTTACTGCCGGAGGTACGCAGGCCATATTTACCGCTATAACAGCAATGATCCATCAAAACGATGAAGTGATCATTTTTGAACCTGCTTATGATTGCTACGCCCCGGTAATAAAAGTGATGGGCGGTGTAGTTAAATCGATGGAACTAACGCCACCTGATTATCGCATTCAGTGGGATATGGTGCGGAAACTGGTTTCATCTAAAACAAGGCTGATCATTTTAAATTCGCCCCATAATCCAACTGCTACTACACTGCAACAGGAAGATATTGATGAGCTGATCAGCATTGTTAAGAATAGGGATATTTTAATACTGAGCGACGAAGTTTATGAACACCTGGTGTTCGACGGTAAAGCGCATTTAAGCATGAGCCGATATCCGGAACTACGTGAGCGTAGCTTTATCGTTGCATCATTTGGGAAGCTATTTCATACTACCGGCTGGAAATTAGGTTATTGCCTTGCCCCTGCCTACCTGATGGCCGAATTTAGAAAGGTGCACCAATTTAATGTGTTTAGTGTAAACACGCCAATGCAGTATGCCGCAGCCGAATATTTAAAGAACGAAGAGCACTATTTGAGCCTTGCCGGATTTTTTCAGGAGAAACGAGATCATTTCAGAAAAGGCCTTGAGGCAACCAAGTTTGAGTTGTTGCCCTGCAGCGGTTCTTACTTTCAGTCGGTAAGTTTTAAAGGCATTACAAATGAGAAAGATAGCGAGTTTGCTATACGCTTAACAAAGGAATTTGGGGTGGCATCTATACCGGTTTCTGCTTTCTACAGCCGGGCTACCGACCACCAGGTTTTGCGTTTTTGTTTTGCAAAAAGGCAAGAAACACTGGATAATGCCGTTGATAGATTGTTGAAGTTATAA
- a CDS encoding amidohydrolase produces MENLKITTFQGYLFWENVDKNLQNISLKLSGIREKTDLIILPEMFNTGFTMNAPQLAEAMDGKTVKWMQQTAEKYNCVVTGSLIIADAGKYYNRLIWMKPDGTYQKYDKRHLFTMAKEEETYTAGHDKLIVELKGWNIRPAICYDLRFPVWLRNVDAEYDLLLIVANWPEKRSLHWRTLIPARAIENLSYVIGVNRVGHDGNEVYHSGDSTCIDPNGKVVYYKRDEEDIYTFTINSDEVTKARRYFPFLKDADAFSITN; encoded by the coding sequence ATGGAGAACCTCAAGATTACTACTTTTCAGGGATACCTATTTTGGGAAAACGTTGATAAAAATTTACAAAATATATCACTGAAACTTTCGGGGATACGTGAAAAAACAGATCTGATTATTTTACCCGAAATGTTTAACACCGGGTTTACCATGAATGCCCCTCAGCTTGCCGAAGCCATGGACGGAAAAACCGTTAAGTGGATGCAGCAAACAGCAGAAAAATATAATTGCGTTGTCACCGGCAGCCTTATTATTGCAGATGCCGGTAAATACTATAACCGCCTGATATGGATGAAACCGGATGGCACTTATCAAAAATATGATAAACGCCATTTGTTTACCATGGCCAAGGAAGAAGAAACCTATACAGCCGGGCATGATAAACTGATTGTTGAGTTAAAAGGCTGGAATATACGCCCTGCTATATGTTATGACCTGCGTTTTCCGGTATGGTTGCGTAACGTAGATGCCGAATACGACCTGTTACTAATAGTCGCTAACTGGCCCGAAAAACGATCGCTGCACTGGCGCACACTGATACCTGCCCGCGCAATTGAAAATTTGTCATATGTGATTGGTGTTAACCGTGTAGGCCATGATGGTAACGAAGTTTACCATTCAGGCGATTCCACCTGTATAGATCCAAATGGAAAAGTTGTATACTATAAACGTGATGAAGAAGATATTTACACTTTTACCATCAACTCCGACGAGGTAACAAAAGCCCGCAGATATTTCCCTTTTTTAAAGGATGCGGATGCCTTTTCCATTACAAATTGA